A stretch of Gadus chalcogrammus isolate NIFS_2021 chromosome 9, NIFS_Gcha_1.0, whole genome shotgun sequence DNA encodes these proteins:
- the wnt2 gene encoding protein Wnt-2, with translation MNLLPSGIFFYLSVAMCWLTSHVDASWWYMGTIGSQVMCDNIPGLVNKQRQLCRQHPKVMQAIGAGMKDWIAECQYQFKNHRWNCQTMARDHNLFGRLLLRSSREAAFVYAVSSAGVVHALARACSGGQLDSCSCDPTKKGSSRDAQGAFDWGGCSDHVEHAVRFSQAFVDAKERAERDARALMNLHNNRAGRKAVKRFMTLECKCHGVSGSCSLRTCWLALADFRLTGDHLRRRYNGAVQVAVDQYGAGFTAAHAHLKRPGKNDLVYLEDSPDYCVRSFESGSLGTGGRVCNRTSRGVDSCEVMCCGRGYDTSRVSRTTKCECKFHWCCAVHCQDCHLQVDLHTCKGQT, from the exons ATGAATTTATTGCCAAGtggaatatttttttatttatcagtAGCAATGTGCTGGCTGACCTCCCATGTCGATGCGTCTTGGTG GTACATGGGCACCATCGGATCGCAGGTGATGTGCGACAACATCCCCGGGCTGGTGAACAAGCAGCGACAGCTGTGCCGCCAGCATCCCAAAGTCATGCAGGCCATCGGGGCCGGGATGAAGGACTGGATCGCAGAGTGCCAGTACCAGTTTAAAAACCACCGCTGGAACTGCCAGACCATGGCGAGGGACCACAACCTTTTCGGACGGCTCCTGCTACGCA GCAGCCGGGAGGCGGCCTTCGTGTACGCCGTGTCCTCGGCGGGCGTGGTCCACGCCCTGGCCCGCGCCTGCAGCGGCGGCCAGCTGGACTCCTGCTCCTGCGACCCCACCAAGAAGGGCTCGTCACGGGACGCCCAGGGCGCCTTCGACTGGGGCGGTTGCAGCGACCACGTGGAGCACGCCGTGCGCTTCAGCCAGGCCTTCGTGGACGCCAAGGAGCGGGCAGAGCGGGACGCCCGCGCCCTCATGAACCTCCACAACAACCGCGCCGGACGCAAG GCGGTGAAGCGCTTCATGACCCTGGAGTGCAAGTGTCACGGCGTGAGCGGCTCCTGCAGTCTGAGGACGTGCTGGCTGGCCCTGGCCGACTTCCGGCTGACCGGGGACCACCTGCGGAGGCGCTACAACGGCGCCGTCCAGGTGGCGGTCGACCAGTACGGGGCGGGCTTCACGGCGGCACACGCGCACCTCAAGCGGCCCGGCAAGAACGACCTGGTGTACCTGGAGGACTCGCCGGACTACTGCGTACGCAGCTTTGAgtcag ggtccCTCGGGACGGGCGGGCGGGTGTGCAACAGGACGTCCCGTGGCGTGGACAGCTGTGAGGTCATGTGCTGTGGGCGGGGCTACGACACGTCGCGCGTTAGCCGCACCACCAAGTGTGAGTGCAAGTTCCATTGGTGCTGCGCCGTGCACTGCCAAGACTGCCACCTGCAGGTCGACCTGCACACCTGCAAGGGGCAGACGTGA